In the Nerophis ophidion isolate RoL-2023_Sa linkage group LG19, RoL_Noph_v1.0, whole genome shotgun sequence genome, tcaagccagcacattttttggaaaagtggagccagACCTTACTTACATTAGAGCgttttctttgttggcattgaaaattgcagcaTTACCTAGGGTTGAAGTGGCTGAGTCTGCTCTCAATGCTGCTGGAGTGATTGGCAAGTGCTAAAGTGTGACTCCAGGCTGAGTCGGCAATTGGGCATAATGGCACGCGCGACTCAGATACCGTAATATGGCACCGTTGGATTTACGTGAATTGGTCCTCGTAGGACTGACGGGATTTGATCAGTGCCAAAGAAGTATCAGATATGGTACCCATTCCAAAATTTTAATATATGAGGAAAAACCCAGACAATAACCCTGCATTTATTGTTGAAACACCGTACACATGTTATTGTCTGCAGCGGCAATACACATACAgtgggccaaaaagtatttagtcagccaccaattgtgcaagttctcccacttaaaatgatgacagaggtctgtaattttcaccataggtacacttcaactgtgagagacagaatgtggggaaaaaaatccaggaattcacattgtaggaattttaaagaatttatttgtaaattatggtggaaaataagcatttggtcaaccattcaaagctctccctgatggaaggaggttttggctcaaaattgcATGATACATGGTCACAtttattcttttcttaacacggatcaatcgtcctgtccccttagcagaaaaagagcccgaaagcatgatgtttccacccccatgcttcacagtaggtatgatgttcttgggatgcaactcagtattcttgttCCTCCAGACACGACGAGTTgtgtttgtaccaaaaagttatattttggtttcatctgaccacatgacattctcccaatcctatgctgtatcatccatgtatgcattttggtataaactcaactcgtcgtgtttggaggaagaagaatactgagttgcatcccaagaacaccacacctactgtgaagcatgggggtggaaacatcatgctttggggctgtttttctgctaaggggataggacgattgatatgtgttcaggaaagaatgaatggggccatgtatcgtgagattttgagctaaaacctccttccatcagtgagagatttgaatggttgaccaaatacttattttccaccataatttacaaatacattctttaaaattcctacaatgtgaattcctggattttttttttcacattctgtctcctatgatgaaaattacggacctctgtcatcattttaagtgggagaacttgcacaatcagtggctgactaaatacttttttgccccactgtatgttgtttAAATTATTAGGAACAATTTTTGACAGTACAGTTAAGTGAAGTGCTACCTTTTCCTCTCTCTGCAGGGCGTCCATGTCAACACACTCACTATGAATGCGGTCTCCCCTCTCCATGAGGCCTGCCTGGGTGGTCATTACGCTTGTGCAAAGTACTTGCTGGATCACGGTGCAAATGTAAGAACACCTCAGGACTCATAAAGTCATCCTTTGGTACAATCATGTCCGTGTTGCTCCCATAGGTGCACCAGGTGTCATCTGACGGCGCCACACCTCTCTTCAACTCATGCAGCAGCGGTAGTGCCGCCTGCGTCCGGCTCATTCTGCAGCGTGGCGCCTCAGTCCACCCCGCGCACCAACTTGTGTCCCCCGTCCACGAGGCGGCAAAGAAGGGTAAGGAGTAGGGACTGATGTTAACGGTATCAAAATCTCATAGTACGATATTATCAAAGAGGTTTCTTTGTGTCTTTGTTAGCAACATGACTGAAATAGTTATGGATagatcttttgatgattttttggggggaatgtccATAAAAACTATTCTCATCCTCTACGAATCACTCTTCTGTTCCTGCTTACGTTCCACACCCCCCACCTTGTCAGCTTTGCGCTGCGCACAGAATtttgggagatgtagtttattaCAAGACAAAAACTACCCACCAAGTTTTCGTTTGATACCGTTACGCGTcattgtgaagactttgaaatCGAAATACTGgaatactgttacacccctagtaaggAGATTGTAAGCAGCCAAATCTTAAAGTCTTTCACTTTTTTTAAACTGGAgtccaaatacttttgtcttATCAGATCATTCAGAGTGTTTGGACCTGCTGCTGGCCTACGGAGCGCACATTGACATGGAGATTCCCACGATGGGGACGCCTCTGTATTCCGCCTGTATGGCCTCCGCCGCATCCTGCGTGCGTGTGCTACTACACTCCGGTATCTATAATCTTCTTTTTTCATTATATTCTATCCATCACATTACTCGAGTGTAACATTTTGTCTGCTACCCATCGAGGAAGCAATGTAATTAGGCCTGGATTTCTTGACATCCTATTTACTTTAGTTGGTTATTGACCTTGCTTTCAGTTTCTTTGTAAGCCACTCAATATGATGTTTAGAAACCGTTTTCCATCATTTTGTCATTTATCTGACATACATTCCATGTCTTCCTTGACTTTGAAAAGCACATCTATTCAATTTTGTCAGAATTGAGTACAAGTCTTCATCAATAAAGACTTTTCTGACCAACACTAAAAGCAAATTGCAGGCTTTCTATGGCACTTGCTAATGATGAAGCAGATGATGCAATGATTTACCTATTGTGTGGCACCTTGGGACCgaaatatgttgattgacagtagcaTGTTTTCCATCACTTGTTATTTTCGCAGTTTTATTCATGTATATGAATTGAATATAAAATTGCAAATTGAATCttttggagagaaaaatcgcAATTGGGTTTTTTCTCAAAATCGCACAGCCCTGTGAAACACACACGATCAACTACCAAACCATTAGACTGCTTTTGAAGACATTTCAATATCCTTTAATCTCTGGTACAAGACCGAGTGGTCGACAATGTCAAAAGCCTTTCACAGATTTTATGACAACGCAgcactatatttttttaaatcggttGCACTCATAAAATCATTTACCACCTACATAGTGGCAGTGCTGCAGTTTTTGTAAACCAGACTTAGTGTAAATGCACCAATGAACACCTTTTATTCAATGAATCACATTTGAGTCCCGTAGTTGTGTGAGCTCCAGAAGCAAATAACTAATATGCTTtcgatttaaaaacaaaaaccaaaaaaaagcaTTAGTTTTAACTAGTTTTAAcaactgtttttttaaatttattttaaaaaatatgctCTTTTGAGCTTCAACAGTGCATTGCGACACAGTGCATAGGAGAATATAAGGcaactattacatgttatgtagaccacaaagaagtgtttttaatttagaaaaaaaaatttatatgactcctttaatgcgccctataatccggtacgcctaatatatgaaaaaagatcaaaaatagaccattcatcgggagtgcgccttataatccggtgcgccctacggtctggaaaatacagtaccaCATTTTATAtgaagaatatgtgtgtgtgtataaatatgtgtgcgtgtgtacacatatatgtatgtgtgtacatatatacacaaacagtCGCGAgctaaagtttacatacacttgtaaagaacacaatgtcatggctgtattgagtttccaataatttctacaactcttattttttggtgatagagtgattggagcacatacttgttggtcacaaaaaacattcatgaagtttggttcttttatgaattaattatgggtctactgaaaatgtgaccaaatctgctgggtcaaaagtatacatacagcaatgttaatatttggtttcatggcccttggcaagtttcactgcaataaggcgcttttggtagccatccacaagcttctggttgaatttttgaccactcctcttgaaacAATTGgttcagttcagctaaatgtgttggttttctgacatggacttgtttcttcagcagtttccacacatttaaatcaggactttggtaaggctattgtaaaaccttaattctagcctgatttagccattcttttaccaatTTTGACGTGCgtttgtggtcattgtcctgttggaacacccaactgcgcctaagacccaacctgatgattttaggttgtcctgaagaatttggaggtaatcctcctttttcattgtcccatttaaagcaccggTTCCATTCCATGCTTGACGGCGggcgtggtgttcctgggattaaaggtctcaccttttcCCCTCTAAACATATtaatgggtattgtggccaaacagctcaattttgctTCATCTGaaatcacacggacaaagataaattcttctggaggaatgttctgtggtcaaaagtacacttgtaaagaacataatatcatggctgccttgagtttccaataatttctacagctcttattttttcttaattatatacgtatataaatgtgtgtttatatatatatatatatatatatatataaatatatatgtatatgtacacacacatgtatatatatatacatatgtatgtatatatatatatatatgtatgtatatatatatatataccatacccatatttatatacacatgtatatactgtgtatatatatatatatacatatacgtgtgtgtgtgcgtatacatacatacatacatacatacatgtatatatatatgtatatatatgtgtatatatatatatatatatatatatgtgtgtgtgtataaaaaccctgtttccatttgagttaggaaattgtgttagatgtaaatatgaacggaatacaatgatttgcaaataattttcaacccatatttagttgaatatgctacaaagacaacatatttgatgtttaaactgataaaaaaaaaatttgtttgcaaataatcattaactttagaatttgatgccagcgacatgtgacaaagaagttgggaaaggtggcaataaatactgatacagttgaggaatgctcatcaaacaattatttggaacatcccacaggtgtgcaggctaattggtaacaggtgggtgccatgattgggtataaaagcaacttccatgaaatgctaagtaattcgcaaacaaggatggggcgaagttcACCActtcgtaagcaaattgtccaacagttttagaacaaaatttctcaactagctattgcaaggaatttagggattttaccatctatggtccgtaaaatcatcaaaaggttcagtgaatctggagaaatcactgcacataagcaatgatgttacggacctttgatccctcaggtggtactacatcaaaaaccgacatcagcgtgtaaaggatatcaccacatgggctcaggaacacttcataaaaccactgtcagtaactacagttggtcgctacatctgtaagtgcaagttaaaactctactatgcaaagcaaaacccatttatcaacaatacccagaaacaccgacggctttgctgggcccgagatcatctatgatggactgatgcaaagtggaaaagtgttctgtggtctgacgagtccacatttcaaattatatttggaaactatggatgtggtgtcctccggaacaaagaggaaaataaccatccggattgttataggcgtaaagttcaaaagccagcatctgtgatggtattggggtgtattagtgcccaaggcatgggtaacttacacatctgtgaaggcaccattaatgctgaaaagcccatacaggttttggggcaacgtatgttgtcatccaagccacgttatcatggacgcccctgtttatttcagcaagacaatgccaagccacgtgttacaacagcgtggcttcgtagcaaaagagtgcgggtactttcctggtccgcctgcagtccagacctgtctcccatcgaaaatgtgtggcgcattatgaagcgtaaaatacaacagcggagaccctggactgttgaatgactgaagctctacctaaaacaagaatgggaaagaattctactttcaaagcttcaacaattagtttcctcagttcccaaacatttattgagtgttgctaaaagaaagggtgatgtaacacagtggtgaacatgccctttcccaactactttggcacgtgttgcagccatgaaattctaagttaattattatttgcaaaaaaaaaataaagtatatgagtttgaacatcaaatatcctatcattgtagtgcattcaattgaatatgggttgaaaaggatttgcaaatcattgtattccgtttatatttacatctaacataatttcccaactcatatggaaacagggtttgtatatatatatatatatatatatatatatatgtgtgtgtgtgtatatatatgtgtgtgtatttatgtacatacatatatatatatccatccatccatccatccattttctaccgcttattcccttttggggtcgcggggggcgctggcgcctatctaagctacaatcgggtggaaggcagggtacaccctggacaagtcgccaccagtgattcttcccacacatacatatataaatgtgtatatatatataaatgtatatatatatatatatatatatatatatatatatatatatatatatatatatatatatatatatatacactggcaGTCAGTTAGTTTTGAAGGCTACATCTTGCAAGCGTTTTAATAATTTTTAGAATCCTAAAAAAGTACATTTGTGTTCTTGTAACTCATAATGACTGTGAATGATATGCAAAAGGCCTAAAAAAGGCCAGTTTCTTTTTACTGTAATGGTTGTCGGGTACGATTTTTCCAATGTGATTGCGTTCACGTTAGGAGCAGACGTTCGACTTGGGTGCGGACAAGACAGTCCGTTGCACGCCGCAGTCAGAGGGGGTGGGGCCACAGTCGTGGACTTTCTCTTGGACTTTGGTGCTGATCGCTGCTGCGTGAACACTGAAGGCAAGACCCCGCTAGATGTGGCAGCACCAAACAGCAGAGTGAGAGCTACACTTCAAAGCAGAGGTGAGATCGTAACACATGCATaacttaataaaaaaataaaatttcatGAAGCTGTAGAAATTATATTTTCTCTCTACAACACCTGTGCAGGTCCTGGCTCGCTCTCTCAGCTCTGTCGCTGCTCTATTCGGAGAAGTTTGGGCAGGAGTCGCCTCCACAGAGCTTCCAGCCTCATCCTCCCACGTACTATCCAGGGCTACCTCCTCTACCAGTGACGTACCTTGGCCATGCATGTTGGTTTAGCTTTCATACTGCAtacttttaaaacctcttttcaatTTATTGTATGTACCTTGGTCTATGTTCTACTGCTCAAATCAACTGTACACATTAAATACTAATTCTCATGTATCTTCACAATGTGCTAACTGTGGCAGCCTTTTTCGGCACCATGGACAGCTCCAGTTGGCATTTGGCGCCTCCTCGTGGTGTAAAAAAGAGATTTTCGAGCAAAtagaaaacaaaacacttttacgTGGCTCACGTGATGCTGGTCAACCTCCAATTTGTTCAGATTTCAAACCAATTTTCCCATAGGAAATAATGTAAAGGGAACTAGATTGAAAGATAGTCGAAAATATGTGGTAGTAGTGCAGATTTTACAtacagtaatcaatcaatcaatcaatgtttacttatatagccctaaatcactagtgtctcaaagggctgcacaaaccacaacacgaaccactacgacatcctcggtaggcccacataagggcaaggaaaactcacacagtgggatgtcggtgacaatgatgactatgagaaccttgaagaggaggaaagcaatggatgtggagcgggtctaacatgatactgtgaaagttcaatccataatggatccaacacagtcgcaagagtccagtccaaagcggatccaacacagcaaagTAACacgtaacatccatccatccattttctaccgcttgtcccttacagggtcacgggggggtgctggagcctatcccagctacacacaggcggaaagcggtgtacaccctggacaagtcgccacctcatcacatggccaacacagatagacaggaaacattcacacacaaggccaatttagtgttgccaatcaacctatacctaggtgcatgtctttagaagtgggaggaagccggagtacccggagggaacccacgcagtcacggaacatgcaaactccccacagaaagatcccgagcgcaggatcgaactcaggacctttttattattataaattgTTATAAAcgtaacaaaaaatttaaaatatgttCC is a window encoding:
- the asb11 gene encoding ankyrin repeat and SOCS box protein 11 is translated as MVAIQTEVSPCLQHWQRPLHVYGGLVCNSLMADSWSDRSPLHEAAYHGRLLQLRTLVAQGVHVNTLTMNAVSPLHEACLGGHYACAKYLLDHGANVHQVSSDGATPLFNSCSSGSAACVRLILQRGASVHPAHQLVSPVHEAAKKDHSECLDLLLAYGAHIDMEIPTMGTPLYSACMASAASCVRVLLHSGADVRLGCGQDSPLHAAVRGGGATVVDFLLDFGADRCCVNTEGKTPLDVAAPNSRVRATLQSRGPGSLSQLCRCSIRRSLGRSRLHRASSLILPRTIQGYLLYQ